The Gemmatimonadota bacterium sequence TTGGGGGCGCGGATGCCTCTACGTGACCGGGGGGATCATTCAGGCGACGCGCGGGGCCGTTGGCCAGACCAGCAATCCGGGCGGATACGGCTACATCAAGCGGTACGCCTACGACCTGTGCGCCGCGATGGAGCCACCGCCTTACTTTCCGACGACGGGGCACTTCTACAAGGGCGCGCTCTACCAGGTGGATCCGGCCGGGTTCGACATTGACGACTTCTTCGACCAGATCGGGAGCTGACCCACCCGGTCTGGGCACCGCACCCGCTCAATTCGGGGCCGCCGCTCCGGCCATCTCCTCGCGAATCTCCACGATGAGCTGCCGGAGGGCGGTCTGGAACTCGGACAGCAGGGGCGCTCCGCGAACGGGAATCCCACGGACGATGAAGGTAGGCGTGGCGGTCACACCGATCGTGCGGGCCGTCTGATCATTTGTATCGAGGATGCGCGCGGCTTCCTCGCCCCCGAGGCAGGCGGCGAAGGCATCCCCGTCGAGCCCCGCGGCGCGGGCATATTCGACGAACAAAGCTTCTCCCCGGTCCGTGCCGAGCCACTCCTCGCGCGTCTCGAAGAGCTTGTCCCGCATGGCCTCGAAGCGCCCGAGCATCCCCCCGCACACTCCGGAGATCCCCGCGAGCCGCCCGTTCGGAAATCCCCCGATGGTGATCGGGACGTATTTCCAGAGTACGTCGCCGGAGGCGATGAACTCGCCGTGGAGCGCCGCGTAACTTCCCTGGTGGAAATCGTAGCAGTGAATGCATCCGAAGTCGGCGAACTCGACGACTCCAAAAAGGGCCGTCTCCTCATTCCCCTCGTTGTATCCGAGGGAGGCCAGATCCACGACCTGGGGATCGGGAGAAGCCGCGGCAACGGAGTCCCCCGTTGCCGGAGCCGCCTCTCCCCCATCGCTCCCACAGGCACCGACGAGCGAGAGCGCGAGGGCCAAGGAGCCGATGACGAGGGTGGGTCCGGAACGACGTCGTCGAGTCTTCATGCGATTCCTGGCGGCGAATGGGGGTCAGAGCTGAAAGGATCGGAAGAGCCGGCGCTCGGTCTCACCCTCGAGCGAAGCTTCGAGCTCGATGAAGGGCTCTAGGCCGCTTCCCCTGAGCTTGTTCCGGAAGAGCTGATCGAGTTGGAAGATCCCCGCGGAATTGGAGAGCTCGATTCCGATTCGGACGGGCTTCGCCTCGCCGGGGGTGAGGTGAACGCGCTCGACCGCGGCGGCGGAAATGGAATGGATGCTCACCGAGCCCGCCTCGAAGGGAATGCGGGAGCGCCCCTTCGCCATGTCGAGGGCATCCGCGATCCGGACCACTCCAGCTTCGACCGTGAGGGGGCTCCCCCCGCTTCGGTGCCCGATGATGGCGTGGAGGACCTCGGAGCGGAGAACCGTGGCGGTCCGCACATCGTAGAGTGTCGGGAGAAGCTCCTTCAGAAAGCCGTCCGCGAGGAAGAGGGAGTAACTCTCGTGATCGGCACGATGGATGGACATCCCCAGGTCGTGGAAAAGCGCCGCGAGCGCCACGACGAGCTCGGCCTCCTCTCGCCCCAACCCGAAGGAAGTGGCCACCGACGGCTCGACTCCGCCGTCCATGAGGAGCCGCACGAGCCGAACCCCCAGATTCATCACGATCTTCACGTGAACCGGCCCGTGGTCGCTCATCCCGAGCCGTTCGATGGCGGTGACGTTGGCCGAGACCCAGTTCGCGTAGAGCTCGTCGTTCCCGTTCACCCATTCCATCGCCTGATGGAGCTTGGGATTGTGGCGATCGGGGACGCGCATCTCGATGCGGCGCGCGAACCGATCCTCGACGCTCCGGGGCTGGACGTCGGGGATGCCCTCATCTTCCGGAATGATGGGGTCGCGCGGGCTCAGCGGCGGACCAGACGGACGAGGAGGAAGCAGGCGGCCACCCCGAGGGCGAGGCCGGCGAGGACGCGGCGGTTGTCCGGGAGCTCCGTGGGGGAAGCGAGGTCGGAGCGAGTCATCGCCTCGGCGCATCCTTCGGGACAGGTTGGCTTCAACCGGTCCCTCGCGGTCCTCGTCTCGTAGACGAGCTCGCGGCCACACTCGGGGCAGGGGTCGCCCGCGGGAATGGGCCGCACCAGATCGTAGAACCGGCTCTTGGAGAGTCCCAGTTCGTCCGCGATGGCGTTGACGCCCCGGTCGGAGTGCCAATAAAGATCGTGGGCACGTTTCGCCGGGATCCGGCTCTCCGCGTCGTTTCCGGTCATGGATCTCCCGCCGCGTCGGAGTCATTCCGGGCGAGCCGCCGACCCCCTGGAATGGGGGTCAACTTAGCGGCCGAGTCGGCACATGGCGAGCGTCCAGGCGTGCCGCGTTCCGATAAACTTAGTTGCGGAGCGTGCCTCTCCCCCGATAGCATCGGGGCGGGTAGCCGATCCCTGGGCCACCCGCTCTCCCTGCCTTCCCGAACCAAAGGAGTCCGGCGTATGGAAGAACCTCGTGGATTCATCGGCGGCCTTCTCGACACCAGCTTCTCGTCGTTCATCACGGCCAAGTTCATCCGGTTCCTCTACATCCTGGTCCTCTTTTTCGGGGCGTGCATGGCGCTGGTCTACCTATTCGGGATCACGGCGGCCCTTTCCGGCGCAATGAACGGCTTCATCGCCTTCATTTTCGCCATCCCGCTCGCCGCCATCTTCGCGGCGCTCTGGGTCGTATTCATGAGGATCTGGCTCGAGATCGTGATCGTGATCTTCCGGATGGCGGAAAACATGCAGTTCCTGGCCGACCGCGCGCGCCAGGGGGGAAGCTCGATCTGACCTAGGCCCCGCCCCGCCGGGTCACCGCGCCCGGCGGGCCTCGTTCACGACGACGGAGACGGGGACGTCCCCGACGTTCCGGATCTGGTAGGGGGAGCCCATATCTCGCCAGGCCCAATCTCCCATTGCCGTGAGTTCGCGGGTGATCCCGTCCTCCCGGGTCACGTGGGTCTTTCCGCCGGTGACCTGCACCACGAGCGCGTCGTGCAGGTGCCGGATCACGGACGTCTCCTCCCCCGGGGCCAGCTCGACCCGGTAGGAGCGGAACCAGGGGTTCTCGAGCTGCGGGTCTCCGGTGAGGCCTTCAGGGCGCCCCGCGGTCAACAAGTTCTCCGCTTCTTCGCCCTGGCCGAAGTGCGCGATCGCAATGATGCGGAAGAGGTTCGGGCCCTGGTTGTTCACCACATGGGTGAAGGGCTCGAGCCGATAGTCCGTGTTGCTCGAGACCCGGCCATTGGACGACCCGCCCCCGCTGCTGATGAAAGTGTACATGATGGGGGAGTCGTGCGTGTGGGCTTCTGTCGTGTCCATCGGATTGATCTGGACGTCCAGGACCCGGACGTCACCGTCGTCGAGCACGGTACGGTGACGAGGCTCTTGCAGAATGTGGACCGTGCGTTGGGCTTCGAGCGCGCCAGCCGATCCCAACGCCCCCGCGAGAAGCAAGAGGGCGGCGAGGCGGGTCCGCGCGCCGGGGGTCTTCCCTTTTCCGCGCACCTGTGGCTTTTTCATGGCTGACTCTCTCCCTTGGATATCCATTCTGGGGCCCACATCCGGACCCGGACGGTACTTCCCGGGGGGAGGGGCGTGCAAGAGGGGACGATCCTAGCTTTGAGCAAAGTGAACGACGACCGGCGTAACCGTCCAATCGGGGTTTTCGACTCCGGGATGGGGGGGCTCACCGTGATGCGGGCGCTTCAGAGGCGCCTCCCGAACGAGGAGTTCGTCTACCTCGGGGACACGGCACGGCTTCCCTATGGCACCAAGAGCCCGGAGACTGTTACCCGGTATGCCCTTCAGTGCTCCGAGGCGCTGGCCCCTTACGACGTGAAGCTCCTCGTCGTCGCCTGTAATACGGCGAGCGCCGTCGCGCTCCCCGCGCTGAGCGAGAAGATGGCTCCAGTTCCTGTTCTGGGGGTGATCGAGCCGGGGGCTGAGGCGGCGCTGGCGGAAGCCCCCGAAGGGCGCGTCCTCGTGCTCGCCACGGAGAGCACCGTGCGGGGAGGTGCGTACCCCAAGGCGATTCGGGCGCGGAATCCGGACGCCGAGGTCCGCCAAGTTCCCTGTCCCCTCTTCGTCGCCCTCGCGGAGGAGGGGCTCTTGGAGGGGCCGGCCGTCGAGTGGATCGTCCGGAACTACATCGGCGGGATGCTCGAGCCGGCCCCGGCCCCCGAAAGCGTCCTTCTCGGCTGTACGCACTTCCCGGCGCTCGCCGAGGTGATCGCCAAGGTCGCCGGACCCGCGGTCAAGCTCGTGGACAGCGCTGAAACGACCGCGACGGCCACGGAGCTTCTCCTGAAAGCGTCGGGACTTGAGCGTCCCGAAGGCAAACACGAGCCGCCACGATTTCTGGTGACCGACGCCCCCGAGCGCTTCGCGCGGGTCGGCGCCACCTTCCTCGGCGAGCACATAGACCGGGACCGCGTCGAGCTCGTGGACCTTCAGAGCCTTCGCCGGCGGACGTGAGCTTCCGGAGCCGACGGTGACGGATCCCCGCGCGCAGATCCTCTGCATGAAGTGGGGAACGAAATACGGCGTGGAATATGTGAATCGGTTGTACGGGATGGTGCAAAGGAACCTCTCTCGCCCCTTCCGCCTCGTCTGCCTCACCGAAGACCGGGCCGGGATCCGGCCGGAAGTCGAGATCTTGCCTCTCCCCGACATGGGGACGACGGAGGGGATTCAGAAACGCGGCTGGTGGAAGGTCGGGCTCTTTTCCCACACCCTCGGGGACCTTTCAGGCCCGGCGCTCTTTCTCGACCTCGACGTCGTGATCGTCGCCTCCCTCGAGCCCCTATTCGACCAACCGGGCGAAGTCGTCGTACCGAAGGACTACCGGCTCGTCAGGGTCCGCCGGGACTACTTCGTCGGCAACACGTCCGTCCTTCGTTTCCCCGTGGGGCGGTATCCCGCATTGATGGAGCGGTTCAGGAAGGACTTCGAGGGGATCAAGCGGCGCGTCCGCAACGAGCAGGAATACGTCTCCTATTTCTTCCACGAGCTTGGACTCCTCCGCTACTGGCCCGA is a genomic window containing:
- a CDS encoding thioredoxin domain-containing protein; the protein is MKTRRRRSGPTLVIGSLALALSLVGACGSDGGEAAPATGDSVAAASPDPQVVDLASLGYNEGNEETALFGVVEFADFGCIHCYDFHQGSYAALHGEFIASGDVLWKYVPITIGGFPNGRLAGISGVCGGMLGRFEAMRDKLFETREEWLGTDRGEALFVEYARAAGLDGDAFAACLGGEEAARILDTNDQTARTIGVTATPTFIVRGIPVRGAPLLSEFQTALRQLIVEIREEMAGAAAPN
- a CDS encoding HD domain-containing protein, giving the protein MRVPDRHNPKLHQAMEWVNGNDELYANWVSANVTAIERLGMSDHGPVHVKIVMNLGVRLVRLLMDGGVEPSVATSFGLGREEAELVVALAALFHDLGMSIHRADHESYSLFLADGFLKELLPTLYDVRTATVLRSEVLHAIIGHRSGGSPLTVEAGVVRIADALDMAKGRSRIPFEAGSVSIHSISAAAVERVHLTPGEAKPVRIGIELSNSAGIFQLDQLFRNKLRGSGLEPFIELEASLEGETERRLFRSFQL
- a CDS encoding DUF4282 domain-containing protein, whose amino-acid sequence is MEEPRGFIGGLLDTSFSSFITAKFIRFLYILVLFFGACMALVYLFGITAALSGAMNGFIAFIFAIPLAAIFAALWVVFMRIWLEIVIVIFRMAENMQFLADRARQGGSSI
- the murI gene encoding glutamate racemase — encoded protein: MQEGTILALSKVNDDRRNRPIGVFDSGMGGLTVMRALQRRLPNEEFVYLGDTARLPYGTKSPETVTRYALQCSEALAPYDVKLLVVACNTASAVALPALSEKMAPVPVLGVIEPGAEAALAEAPEGRVLVLATESTVRGGAYPKAIRARNPDAEVRQVPCPLFVALAEEGLLEGPAVEWIVRNYIGGMLEPAPAPESVLLGCTHFPALAEVIAKVAGPAVKLVDSAETTATATELLLKASGLERPEGKHEPPRFLVTDAPERFARVGATFLGEHIDRDRVELVDLQSLRRRT
- a CDS encoding glycosyltransferase, which encodes MTDPRAQILCMKWGTKYGVEYVNRLYGMVQRNLSRPFRLVCLTEDRAGIRPEVEILPLPDMGTTEGIQKRGWWKVGLFSHTLGDLSGPALFLDLDVVIVASLEPLFDQPGEVVVPKDYRLVRVRRDYFVGNTSVLRFPVGRYPALMERFRKDFEGIKRRVRNEQEYVSYFFHELGLLRYWPEEWCPSFKHDCVAPWPLCYLHAPRIPEGARVVVFHGSPKPDEAVEGIGGKWYRPILPTPWIRDHWDER